A stretch of the Pogona vitticeps strain Pit_001003342236 chromosome 8, PviZW2.1, whole genome shotgun sequence genome encodes the following:
- the PCNA gene encoding proliferating cell nuclear antigen isoform X2, whose translation MFEARLIQGSLLKKVVDALKDFITEACWELGSGGISLQSMDSSHVSLVQLTMRSEGFDTYRCDRNIAMGVNIVSLSKVLKCASNEDIITLRAEDNADTLVLVFETPNQEKVSDYEMKLMDLDVEQLGIPEQEYSCVVKMPSGEFARICRDLSHIGDAVVISCTKDGVKFSATGELGNGNIKLSQTSDVDKEEEAVIIEMNEPVQLTFALRYLNFFIKATPLSPTVTLSMSADIPLVVEYKIADMGHLKYYLAPKIEDQEES comes from the exons ATGTTCGAGGCCCGGCTGATCCAGGGCTCGCTGCTGAAGAAAGTGGTGGACGCCCTCAAGGACTTCATCACCGAGGCCTGCTGGGAACTGGGCTCGGGGGGCATCAGCCTGCAGAGCATGGACTCCTCGCACGTCTCGCTGGTGCAGCTCACGATGCGCTCCGAGGGCTTCGACACCTACCGCTGCGACCGCAACATCGCCATGGGGGTCAACATCGTGAG tctgtCCAAAGTACTTAAGTGTGCGAGTAACGAAGACATAATTACTCTGAGAGCAGAAGACAATGCAGATACTCTGGTTCTAGTGTTTGAGACACCAA atCAGGAGAAAGTCTCTGACTATGAAATGAAATTAATGGATTTGGATGTAGAACAACTTGGAATTCCA gAACAGGAGTACAGCTGTGTTGTGAAAATGCCTTCTGGGGAGTTTGCACGCATCTGCCGAGACCTTAGCCATATCGGAGATGCTGTTGTAATCTCCTGCACAAAAGATGGTGTTAAGTTTTCTGCTACTGGGGAGCTTGGAAATGGAAACATCAAACTGTCACAAACCAGTGATGTGGACAAAGAGGAAGAAGCTGTAA TAATAGAGATGAATGAGCCAGTCCAGCTGACTTTTGCCTTGAGATACCTGAACTTCTTTATCAAAGCTACACCTCTGTCTCCTACGGTGACGCTCAGTATGTCTGCAGACATTCCACTTG ttGTGGAATACAAGATTGCAGACATGGGACACTTGAAATATTATTTGGCTCCAAAGATTGAAGATCAAGAAGAATCTTAA
- the PCNA gene encoding proliferating cell nuclear antigen isoform X1, whose product MFEARLIQGSLLKKVVDALKDFITEACWELGSGGISLQSMDSSHVSLVQLTMRSEGFDTYRCDRNIAMGVNIVSLSKVLKCASNEDIITLRAEDNADTLVLVFETPNQEKVSDYEMKLMDLDVEQLGIPEQEYSCVVKMPSGEFARICRDLSHIGDAVVISCTKDGVKFSATGELGNGNIKLSQTSDVDKEEEAVVIEMNEPVQLTFALRYLNFFIKATPLSPTVTLSMSADIPLVVEYKIADMGHLKYYLAPKIEDQEES is encoded by the exons ATGTTCGAGGCCCGGCTGATCCAGGGCTCGCTGCTGAAGAAAGTGGTGGACGCCCTCAAGGACTTCATCACCGAGGCCTGCTGGGAACTGGGCTCGGGGGGCATCAGCCTGCAGAGCATGGACTCCTCGCACGTCTCGCTGGTGCAGCTCACGATGCGCTCCGAGGGCTTCGACACCTACCGCTGCGACCGCAACATCGCCATGGGGGTCAACATCGTGAG tctgtCCAAAGTACTTAAGTGTGCGAGTAACGAAGACATAATTACTCTGAGAGCAGAAGACAATGCAGATACTCTGGTTCTAGTGTTTGAGACACCAA atCAGGAGAAAGTCTCTGACTATGAAATGAAATTAATGGATTTGGATGTAGAACAACTTGGAATTCCA gAACAGGAGTACAGCTGTGTTGTGAAAATGCCTTCTGGGGAGTTTGCACGCATCTGCCGAGACCTTAGCCATATCGGAGATGCTGTTGTAATCTCCTGCACAAAAGATGGTGTTAAGTTTTCTGCTACTGGGGAGCTTGGAAATGGAAACATCAAACTGTCACAAACCAGTGATGTGGACAAAGAGGAAGAAGCT GTAGTAATAGAGATGAATGAGCCAGTCCAGCTGACTTTTGCCTTGAGATACCTGAACTTCTTTATCAAAGCTACACCTCTGTCTCCTACGGTGACGCTCAGTATGTCTGCAGACATTCCACTTG ttGTGGAATACAAGATTGCAGACATGGGACACTTGAAATATTATTTGGCTCCAAAGATTGAAGATCAAGAAGAATCTTAA
- the TMEM230 gene encoding transmembrane protein 230 — translation MPSRTNLAASIPSSKVKYSKLASTDEGYIDLQFKKSPPKIPYKAIALATVLFLIGTLLIVIGALLLAGYISQGGTDRAIPVLIIGILVFLPGFYHLRIAYFASKGYRGYSYDDIPDFDD, via the exons ATGCCGTCCCGAACTAATTTAGCTGCTTCGATCCCAAGCAGCAAAGTGAAATATTCCAAACTTGCTTCTACAGATGAAGGCTATATTGACCTGCAG TTCAAGAAGAGCCCGCCCAAGATCCCATACAAGGCCATTGCGCTGGCTACGGTGCTGTTCCTCATTGGCACCCTTCTCATCGTCATCGGTGCTCTCCTCCTTGCAGGATATATCAGCCAAGGA GGAACTGACCGAGCAATCCCCGTCTTAATCATTGGAATTCTGGTATTCCTTCCTGGCTTCTATCATCTGCGGATTGCTTATTTCGCTTCCAAAGGCTACCGGGGCTATTCCTATGACGACATCCCTGATTTTGATGACTAG